The Kitasatospora paranensis genome has a window encoding:
- a CDS encoding branched-chain amino acid ABC transporter permease — translation MTTTAPTVDRAAGPRSVPLRRAARWWPAVLLLVLFVVPYSALPLPGLLEGPVGSPGNLQLIALCLVFGALATGYDLLLGRTGLLSFGHALYFAAGTYVTDILMLRLGLPFAAAALLGLAAGAALAALLGAVSLRVTGIGFSMVTLAFAQAGSILVERNPGGVTGGEEGVAAPAQQLPGALVGIGNTANLYWIALAYLVLTCGVVHWAVRSPTGRVWEGIRENERRVEVLGLRPYGFKLTAFVLAGTLAALGGTVYLLLTGGATPQTTTSDFTLSLLVMVVLGGSGSRWGPLIGGILYTWANHRLGDLAGSGAVADLPAVLRVPLSQPLFLLGALFVAVVYLLPGGVVRLPERIRAARGRTGSPSGTGGRNTSAKERAS, via the coding sequence GTGACCACCACCGCCCCGACCGTCGACCGGGCAGCCGGCCCGCGCTCCGTGCCGCTGCGCCGGGCCGCCCGCTGGTGGCCCGCCGTCCTGCTGCTTGTCCTCTTCGTCGTGCCCTACAGCGCCCTTCCGCTGCCCGGCCTCCTCGAGGGGCCGGTGGGCAGCCCGGGAAATCTGCAACTCATCGCCCTGTGCCTGGTGTTCGGCGCCCTCGCGACCGGGTACGACCTGCTCCTCGGCCGCACCGGACTGCTGTCCTTCGGGCACGCGCTCTACTTCGCCGCCGGTACCTACGTCACCGACATCCTGATGCTCCGCCTCGGTCTGCCGTTCGCCGCGGCCGCACTGCTCGGGCTGGCCGCCGGAGCTGCCCTCGCCGCCCTGCTGGGAGCGGTGAGCCTGCGGGTGACCGGCATCGGCTTCTCGATGGTCACCCTCGCCTTCGCCCAGGCGGGATCGATCCTGGTCGAGCGCAACCCCGGCGGTGTCACCGGAGGCGAGGAGGGCGTGGCCGCCCCCGCACAGCAGCTGCCCGGTGCCCTGGTCGGGATCGGGAACACCGCGAACCTGTACTGGATCGCCCTGGCCTACCTGGTGCTGACCTGCGGCGTCGTGCACTGGGCGGTCCGCTCGCCGACCGGGCGGGTCTGGGAGGGCATCAGGGAGAACGAGCGCCGGGTGGAGGTGTTGGGCCTGCGGCCGTACGGCTTCAAGCTGACCGCCTTCGTCCTCGCGGGCACTCTCGCCGCTCTCGGCGGCACCGTGTACCTGCTGCTCACCGGCGGCGCGACCCCGCAGACCACCACCTCCGACTTCACCCTCTCGCTGCTGGTCATGGTGGTCCTCGGCGGCTCCGGCAGCCGCTGGGGCCCGCTGATCGGCGGCATCCTCTACACGTGGGCCAACCACCGTCTCGGCGACCTGGCCGGATCCGGTGCGGTCGCCGACCTTCCCGCGGTGCTGCGGGTACCGCTGTCCCAACCCCTGTTCCTGCTGGGCGCGCTCTTCGTCGCGGTCGTCTACCTGCTGCCCGGCGGCGTGGTGCGCCTTCCGGAGCGGATCCGCGCGGCCCGCGGGCGCACCGGTTCCCCGTCCGGAACGGGCGGGCGGAACACGTCCGCGAAGGAGCGTGCATCATGA
- a CDS encoding ABC transporter ATP-binding protein yields the protein MTPTTAPEGAGGAGTGAAAAAPVLRLTGLAWTVGGATILDDVTLDVREGEFLAFIGPNGAGKTSLFNQISGLNPATAGRIELDGTDITDRAPHARARLGLGRTFQTSSLWPALTVADHLRLAAQAATGGSYRIWRRAGRHTEQVAEALERTGLAHRAATPAASLSHGEKRKLELAVLLVGEPRVMLLDEPMAGVSAEEVPALTDLIRSLHRDEGRTVLMVEHHMDVLLGLADRVAVMHHGTLLALDTPEAVMADPIVQQAYLGEAL from the coding sequence ATGACCCCCACCACAGCACCCGAGGGTGCCGGGGGCGCCGGGACCGGGGCGGCAGCCGCCGCCCCGGTCCTGCGGCTGACCGGGCTCGCCTGGACGGTCGGCGGCGCCACCATCCTCGACGATGTCACCCTGGACGTCCGAGAAGGCGAGTTCCTCGCGTTCATCGGCCCCAACGGCGCCGGCAAGACCTCCCTGTTCAACCAGATCAGCGGGCTGAACCCGGCCACCGCCGGCCGGATCGAACTGGACGGCACGGACATCACCGACCGGGCGCCGCACGCCCGTGCCCGGCTCGGGCTCGGCCGCACGTTCCAGACGTCCAGCCTGTGGCCGGCACTCACCGTCGCCGACCACCTCCGGCTCGCCGCGCAGGCCGCGACCGGCGGCTCGTACCGGATATGGCGGCGAGCGGGGCGCCACACGGAGCAGGTGGCGGAGGCGCTGGAGCGCACCGGGCTGGCCCACCGGGCCGCGACCCCGGCCGCCTCGCTCTCGCACGGCGAGAAGCGCAAGCTCGAACTCGCCGTGCTGCTGGTCGGCGAGCCCCGGGTGATGCTGCTGGACGAGCCCATGGCGGGCGTGAGCGCCGAGGAGGTCCCCGCACTCACCGACCTCATCCGCTCGCTGCACCGCGACGAGGGGCGCACCGTCCTCATGGTGGAGCACCACATGGACGTCCTGCTGGGCCTGGCCGACCGGGTGGCGGTCATGCACCACGGCACCCTGCTCGCACTGGACACCCCGGAGGCGGTCATGGCCGACCCGATCGTGCAACAGGCCTACCTGGGGGAGGCGCTGTGA
- a CDS encoding ABC transporter ATP-binding protein — MSLLDVHDLRVVIGGRHILHGVDLTVAASGVTALLGRNGAGKTTTVRGILGLLPRTGSVLLDGEQTVQLATHELVRRGIGYAPEDRGVFAALTVAENLRLAERVPEPAYGLVHDLFPELKQRAQQAAGTLSGGQQQMVAIARTLLNGNRLIIADEPTKGLAPRVVTEVAHALERAAEAVPVLLVEQNLALVRRLAEHCAVIADGRTAHQGPARDLLADAEAARRLLGVGRHEPAPIPEGP, encoded by the coding sequence GTGAGCCTGCTCGACGTCCACGACCTGCGGGTGGTGATCGGCGGACGCCACATCCTGCACGGCGTGGACCTCACCGTCGCCGCGAGCGGCGTCACCGCGCTCCTCGGTCGCAACGGCGCGGGCAAGACCACCACCGTGCGCGGCATCCTCGGTCTCCTGCCCCGGACGGGCAGCGTGCTCCTCGACGGCGAGCAGACCGTGCAGCTGGCCACCCACGAGCTGGTCCGCCGCGGCATCGGCTACGCGCCGGAGGACCGCGGCGTGTTCGCCGCACTCACCGTCGCCGAGAACCTCCGACTCGCCGAACGCGTCCCCGAGCCGGCCTACGGCCTGGTGCACGATCTCTTCCCCGAGCTCAAGCAGCGCGCCCAGCAGGCGGCCGGGACACTCTCCGGCGGCCAGCAGCAGATGGTCGCCATCGCCCGGACCCTGCTCAACGGCAACCGGCTGATCATCGCGGACGAACCCACCAAGGGCCTCGCGCCCAGAGTGGTCACCGAGGTCGCCCACGCGCTGGAGCGCGCCGCCGAGGCCGTCCCGGTGCTGCTCGTCGAGCAGAACCTCGCCCTCGTCCGCCGCCTCGCCGAGCACTGTGCGGTGATCGCCGACGGGCGGACCGCCCACCAGGGCCCGGCGCGGGACCTGCTCGCGGACGCCGAGGCGGCCCGCCGACTGCTCGGCGTCGGACGACACGAGCCCGCACCCATCCCGGAGGGGCCCTGA